The genomic segment CTTCCTCAAGCTCAATGGCAGTGCTTACAGTACCATCTTCATTCAAAATCTGGTTAGCAATACAGTAGAGCTGGCCGGTTGTATCCTCTGAGATGTAGAGAGACACATCCGAAGCGAGCGGCGTTCCGGCAATAGATTTATATTCACCGACTTCTTCGCCCCAAATAGTACCTTCACTGTAAAATCCAACGGCCATATTTTCTTCATATCCCTCGATGATCGCATTGAAATCCTGAGCATACGGCTCCATCTCGGCTTTTGTAGTATCCTTGTAAGCGGCAATCTTTTCATTAGATGCCTGTTCTTTTACCTCTTGCGGCTGATAATCCTTGTATTCAAAAACATTGTCCGAAGCAAGCGTGATTGCTGTGTAGTCATCATCCAGAATGACTTTATAAACAGCAATTTCATCATCATCAACAGTACGATTGATGTCGATATTTCCTGCGGAATTCAGTTCATATCCGTCTACACCTTCCAGCGCCTTTTGTAAAGCTGCGTTGGACATCGCACAGTTGATCCCATTGAGCGTTACAAAGAAATCAGGATTTTGTTGATCCTTATCGGCAGAGTATTCCAGTTCTACCACCGTTCCGCCCTCAGCAGGCTTGCATGGCTCTGTCCCGGCATTTACGATTGCAACATCTATTTCCTGATCGTCTTTGGAAAGTTCCCCATAAATACGCTCGCCGGGTTGCAGAGAAACCTCTGCTGCATCATATTCTTCCGTTTCCAAACTCCAGCCGGCTTGTATCAGCTGGGAAGTTTCCAAAGGAAGTGTGTAGTAAGTGCCATCCAGTATGAACTCAGGTGTCCCGTCATTTTTCAGCTGAGACAGAATGGCCTCATCCGTATAGCCTTTATCGCTGCCCGCAGCTGCCGGAGCTGATGTCTGAGGTTTTGAGCCGCATCCGGCCAGCATACTGCATACCAGCACACATCCTGTTAGTAAAGCAATCCATTGTTTTTTCATAAGTGTAAATCCTTTCTGCGATTCTATCAAATTTGTTTTATGTATGAACAACTCATATCCTATATAAAGGTCGATTATGCTCCGATCAGCGTCATGACCACATAGAGTACGATAAGCAGGAGAGCAAGACACATTGCACAGAAAACGGCAATCGTCGTTTTGACCCTGTGCCGCTCCTTTAATGTCAGAACCATCATTGCAAGTACATCAAAGGAAAAGAAAAACTGGCAGATTCCAGCTAAAACCGCCAACCATTTCGGATGAATGCCGTCTTTGTATGACTTTATCAGATAAGCGATAGCATAGGGAGCTGCCCCTAATAGAATCCCGTATCCAAAAATCAAAAAAACAATGGTTACCAGTCCAAACAACGCCATCAGCGGCAATGGGAAGAATGCCATCAGCGTTACATATACGGTGATGCTCCCTCCGATCAGGAAGAACGGGATCAGTCCATACTTGATGATCAAAGTGCAGTTCAGCAATGTCTTTCTAGACCACTTTCTTCCTACGGTCAGCACAACAATCAAATTGACGATTCCCATGATAAAGGGCAGAAGGATCAATACTATCTGCAATTTGATTGCATTGTCAAAACAGCCTGCCAAAAGGAAGAATGTATAAGACACAATTACATAGAGTACCGGGAGGATATAAGTCATTTAACAACCTCCTTTCTGCGCCGGATCAACCAGAGAATCAGCCAGATCAAGCAGACTGGGAACGAGAACAAGCCCAAAATAAAAACTCCGGCTCCAAACGATCCAAGGATTGAGTCCCCGGTGGAGATATTGCTGATGATTCCGAACAGTGCCAGACCAACGCTGAAAGAGAGCCAGCAAAAGAAAGCATATTTACTCTCTTTGGCGCTTGCGAGTACTCTTGATTCTCCCTTTTTGTTTCCAAGCTTGGTTTTTAGCTGTTCGCTTATAAGTCGTTCCTGTTCCTCTAATTTGGTATTTCCGATCGCCCTTGCGTAATCTCCCCGAAGCAGGTGATACCCTATTTTATCCTGCGTATTTTTTGCTCGATGCAAAAACTGCTCCAAAGTTTCTTCCGCTTCTGTCCAGCGCTGTTGGTCCAGCAGAGCGGAGAACCAGTTCGCTGTAATGATGTTTTTGGAATGTTTGCTGAATGCCCAGGGACGCCAGCGATCCAATCCCTGTTTCAAATTCTCAAGATTATGGTCGCTTTGATATGACACCACATAGGGGTTCAATTTCTTTGCCAGCCAGTGTTCATATTTGCAATATGCGAAAAAGCATAGAGCAAGCAGCGCAAGAAACACTACAACAGCAATCCACATAGTCTCGTAAGAAAAAAAGTGATCATAAATCAGGCATGCAGCTCCAGAGAGAGCCGCAATGCTGAAAATTGGCCATGGATTTCTCATAATAGCAATATCTCCAATCATCTGTTTGAATAAAGATTCCGATATGGTCAAATTGTCATATCTATATGCAAACATTATAGCATTTGCATGATCTTTCGTCATCATTTTTCTGCTGTATGGCTAGGAATTTGATTGTAAACAAATTATGAATAAATTTAGATAAAAACTATTTTCGTTCTTTCTTAGATTGTACTACTAATCAGAGTGGAGATAAAACTGGATGAGTTCTTATTTTGCATCTTATAACAAAAATATTTTGATAAAATTTTGTTTGAAGCGTCTGTTTTTTGCTCTTTTTGTCAGTGTTAATAAGAAGGACAAGTTTTCCCCCTTCAACAGCACTTTGCTACAATTTCATAGACAGCATAACAGGTACATAACCCGTGTACGAGCGAGTGTGGAACGCCGCGAAGATAGAGCAGACAGGGAGGTGATGAACAAAGCTGTTTTGGAGCGATCTACGATTTCACAAAACGGATGGTGGCAGATTCGGCGCGAGGACTGCACGGGGGCTTAAAGATACTTCCTCACGGCCTCCTAAAGACTTGGGGGGAACCCTGCGGCGCACGAGTAAAACGACGCTGCGGAGTTATGACAACCGCGCCAGCGGAGACCTGCTATGTTCCCATCGTCAGGGTTGCGTGGCAAATGTGACGAGAATTGAGTCATATTAAAATAGGAAGCGATTGATTTCTTTGTTGGTCGTTTTTTATTCAAAATCAGATACCATGCGCTGGCAGTTACGGCTGCCAGCGCATGGTATCTGATTTTGAAAGCACGACGATAACCTTGACAGATTGGAGGGAATATGGACTATGGAAAAACTCATTACACGAAAAGAAGCTGCTGAAATCTTAGGAATCAGCATCGCAACGCTGGATGCCGCCCGTAACAACGGCTTGATCTCTTATGTGCAGTATGTTCAGAATAGCTGTGTGTATTTTACTGCGGCGGGTCTCCAGGAGTATATCGCAAAATGTACGCACAGGGCAAAGCCTGTTGAGAGAAGCACAACTTACCGTAAGCCTCGGAGCGGAAGATCGTGAGCCGGTCCGTATTCTTGATGGAATCAGGAGTAGTGTCTGATAAAACAAAGGTACAGCGCTGGAGACTATTCTTAGGAGGTGGAGGAATTGGCAAATAGAAAAATAATGCTTCCCCAATATGGCACAGTTATGAAAAGAGGTGTCCTATATTATAGGACCAGAATCAAAGATGCGAATGGAAAGCTCATAGCTCTCTACGCAAAAACACCTGAAGAACTATATAACAAAGAAACGCTTGCATTGGAACAGATTGAGAATGCCACTTTTCATCGGAAAACGCCCACAGTTGCAGAGTATTGTGAAAAGTGGCTGCTGATGCAGTCGGTTCATGTACGAGCTACTACTTTGACGGATTACACCTCAAAGGTCAGGCGGCATATTATAGCGGAATTGGGAGATAAACGGATGAATTGAAAACCAAGGCTGCGGAGAGAAATATCCCCCTCCCTGTTTGTTTGGCCGAGTGCTTGAAAGCAGCAAAGGAAACTTCGACTTCGGAATATGTAGTTTCAAACCGGGATGGCGAACCGCTGTCCTATACGCAGTTTAAGCGGCTGTGGCAGTATATTGTTACGAGAACGGTCAAGGAACGGAGCTATTATCGGTATGAAGATGGAAAAAGAGTAAAGTATACTGTCACACCTGTCTTGGGAGAAAAGGCCGCTCATAACGGAAAAGTGGTTTACAGCCTGGACGTTGAGGTAACACCCCATCAGTTGCGGCATACTTACATCACCAACCTTATTCATGCGTCGGTAGATCCCAAAACGGTTCAATACCTGGCAGGCCATGAAAGCAGCAAGATTACCATGGACATCTATGCAAAGGTTAAGTATAACAGGCCGGATGAGCTGGTCAGATCAATGAGCTGCGCGTTTGCAAGCTGGGACGCAGCACAGTAATAATAAAATAGGAAATAAAGCAGGAGCGAGGCAAGGATGTCTCGCTCTTTGTTTGTGAAGGATTCTAAGATAAAGAGATAGTTTTGGATAATTCAGGTTGGAAAAAGGAAGGCTCTATATTAATGGCTGAGGAAGGCAGTACAATATCAATAATAGTACCTTCGCCAGGTATACTTTCTACCAAAAGTCCATATTCCTCTCCATAATAACTGTGTAACCTTTGATTTACATTTGCAAGTCCAATAGAGTGATGCCCTTTTGGAGAAGTTTTGCCGGAACACTGAAAAGTTTTTAATTGTTCCTGAGACATTCCACTTCC from the Blautia wexlerae DSM 19850 genome contains:
- a CDS encoding ribonuclease III produces the protein MRNPWPIFSIAALSGAACLIYDHFFSYETMWIAVVVFLALLALCFFAYCKYEHWLAKKLNPYVVSYQSDHNLENLKQGLDRWRPWAFSKHSKNIITANWFSALLDQQRWTEAEETLEQFLHRAKNTQDKIGYHLLRGDYARAIGNTKLEEQERLISEQLKTKLGNKKGESRVLASAKESKYAFFCWLSFSVGLALFGIISNISTGDSILGSFGAGVFILGLFSFPVCLIWLILWLIRRRKEVVK
- a CDS encoding helix-turn-helix domain-containing protein is translated as MEKLITRKEAAEILGISIATLDAARNNGLISYVQYVQNSCVYFTAAGLQEYIAKCTHRAKPVERSTTYRKPRSGRS